Proteins found in one Canis aureus isolate CA01 chromosome 19, VMU_Caureus_v.1.0, whole genome shotgun sequence genomic segment:
- the ARF4 gene encoding ADP-ribosylation factor 4 isoform X1 — MGLTISSLFSRLFGKKQMRILMVGLDAAGKTTILYKLKLGEIVTTIPTIGFNVETVEYKNICFTVWDVGGQDKIRPLWRHYFQNTQGLIFVVDSNDRERIQEGAEELQKMLQEDELRDAVLLLFANKQDLPNAMAISEMTDKLGLQSLRNRTWYVQATCATQGTGLYEGLDWLSNELSKR, encoded by the exons ATGGGCCTCAccatctcctccctcttctcccgcCTCTTCGGCAAGAAGCAGATGCGCATTTTGATGG TTGGATTGGATGCTGCTGGCAAGACGACCATTCTGTATAAACTGAAGTTAGGGGAGATAGTCACCACCATTCCTACCATTG gttTTAATGTGGAAACAGTAGAATATAAGAACATTTGTTTCACAGTATGGGATGTTGGTGGTCAAGATAAAATTAGGCCTCTCTGGAGGCATTACTTCCAAAATACCCAG GGTCTTATTTTTGTGGTAGATAGTAATGATCGTGAAAGAATTCAGGAGGGAGCTGAAGAACTGCAGAAAATG CTTCAGGAAGATGAGTTGAGAGATGCAGTGTTGCTGCTTTTTGCGAACAAACAGGATTTGCCAAATGCTATGGCCATCAGTGAAATGACAGATAAATTAGGTCTTCAGTCTCTTCGTAACAGAACA TGGTATGTTCAAGCCACTTGTGCTACACAAGGAACTGGTCTGTATGAGGGACTTGACTGGCTGTCAAATGAGCTTTCAAAACGTTAA
- the ARF4 gene encoding ADP-ribosylation factor 4 isoform X2 — MKIKVGLDAAGKTTILYKLKLGEIVTTIPTIGFNVETVEYKNICFTVWDVGGQDKIRPLWRHYFQNTQGLIFVVDSNDRERIQEGAEELQKMLQEDELRDAVLLLFANKQDLPNAMAISEMTDKLGLQSLRNRTWYVQATCATQGTGLYEGLDWLSNELSKR; from the exons ATGAAGATTAAGG TTGGATTGGATGCTGCTGGCAAGACGACCATTCTGTATAAACTGAAGTTAGGGGAGATAGTCACCACCATTCCTACCATTG gttTTAATGTGGAAACAGTAGAATATAAGAACATTTGTTTCACAGTATGGGATGTTGGTGGTCAAGATAAAATTAGGCCTCTCTGGAGGCATTACTTCCAAAATACCCAG GGTCTTATTTTTGTGGTAGATAGTAATGATCGTGAAAGAATTCAGGAGGGAGCTGAAGAACTGCAGAAAATG CTTCAGGAAGATGAGTTGAGAGATGCAGTGTTGCTGCTTTTTGCGAACAAACAGGATTTGCCAAATGCTATGGCCATCAGTGAAATGACAGATAAATTAGGTCTTCAGTCTCTTCGTAACAGAACA TGGTATGTTCAAGCCACTTGTGCTACACAAGGAACTGGTCTGTATGAGGGACTTGACTGGCTGTCAAATGAGCTTTCAAAACGTTAA